The following proteins are encoded in a genomic region of Chiroxiphia lanceolata isolate bChiLan1 chromosome 18, bChiLan1.pri, whole genome shotgun sequence:
- the GIT2 gene encoding ARF GTPase-activating protein GIT2 isoform X2: MAKRLRSSEVCADCSAQDPCWASINRGILICDECCSVHRSLGRHISQVRHLKHTPWPPTLLQMVETLYNNGANSIWEHSLLDPASVMSGRRKASPQDKVHPNKAEFIRAKYQMLAFVHRLPCREDDSVTAKDLSKQLHSSVRTGNLETCLRLLSLGAQANFFHPEKGNTPLHVAAKAGQTLQAELLTVYGADPGTQDSSGKTPVDYARQGGHHELAERLVEIQYELTDRLAFYLCGRKPEHKNGQHFVIPQMADRRLLDVSELAKAAKKKLQSLSNHLFEELAMDVYDEVDRRETDAVWLATQNHSTLVTETTVVPFLPVNPEYSSTRNQGRQKLARFNAHEFATLVIDILSDAKRRQQGNPLTGSKENVELILKSISNQHSSESQDNDQPDYDSVASDEDTDLETNAAKSNRQKSLDSDLSDGPVTAQEYMQVKNALVASEVKIQQLMKVNINLSDELRIMQKKLQTLQSENTNLRRQATTNIYQVQSGSEYPDPTTNSSLKRRPSARGSRPMSMYETGSGQKPYLPMGEVTYPEENSPRLQPFPPHIGRSAFVTSSSSLPSFPSTLSWSRDESTRRASKLEKQSSVSESDYDNPTTPVELEEPGSGRKGRQRSIVWQGEGSIPEDTDPAPSSSLPSTEDVIRKTEQITKNIQELLRAAQENKHDSYIPCSERIHVAVTEMAALFPKKPKSELVRTSLRLLTSSAYRLQSECRKALPVESSPSTDIQLVTQQVIQCAYDIAKAAKQLVTITTKENNN, from the exons ATCCTTGCTGGGCATCCATAAACAGGGGGATTCTGATCTGTGACGAGTGCTGCAGTGTCCACCGGAGCCTGGGCCGCCACATCTCCCAAGTGAGGCACCTCAAACACACGCCGTGGCCTCCAACACTGCTGCAG ATGGTTGAAACGCTGTACAACAATGGTGCTAATTCCATCTGGGAACACTCTCTGCTGGACCCTGCCTCTGTCATGAGTGGACGGCGCAAGGCCAGCCCGCAGGACAAAGTGCA TCCCAACAAAGCCGAGTTCATTAGAGCTAAGTATCAGATGTTAGCGTTTGTGCATCGCCTGCCGTGCCGGGAGGACGACAGTGTCACTGCCAAAGACCTCAGCAAG CAACTCCATTCCAGTGTGAGGACAGGGAACCTGGAGACCTGTTTGCGGCTGCTTTCCTTAGGAGCTCAAGCCAACTTCTTTCATCCT GAGAAAGGAAACACCCCTCTCCATGTTGCTGCTAAGGCAGGACAGACTTTACAGGCGGAACTGTTAACGGTTTATGGTGCTGATCCTGGCACACAAGATTCCAGTGGGAAAACTCCAGTTGACTATGCAAG ACAAGGGGGGCACCACGAGCTGGCAGAGCGGCTGGTGGAGATCCAGTACGAGCTCACAGACAGGTTGGCTTTTTATCTCTGTGGCAGGAAACCAG AGCACAAAAACGGGCAGCACTTTGTTATACCTCAGATGGCAGACAG ACGGCT TCTGGATGTATCAGAACTGGCAAAAGCAGCCAAGAAGAAGCTTCAGTCT CTAAGCAACCACTTATTTGAAGAACTTGCCATGGATGTGTATGATGAAGTTGACAGGAGGGAAACAGATGCAG TTTGGCTTGCAACTCAGAATCACAGCACACTTGTGACAGAGACCACAGTGGTCCCTTTTCTTCCCGTAAATCCTGAATATTCCTCAACCAGGAATCAG GGAAGACAGAAACTGGCTCGATTTAATGCCCATGAGTTTGCTACACTGGTCATAGATATTTTAAGTGATGCCAAACGAAGACAACAGGGGAATCCTCTCACTGGTTCCAAAG AAAATGTGGAACTGATACTCAAATCAATCAGCAATCAGCACAGCAGTGAGAGTCAGGATAATGACCAGCCTGACTATGACAGTGTTGCTTCAGATGAGGACACAGATCTGGAAACAAATGCAGCTAAATCAAACAGACAGAAG AGCCTGGATTCAGACTTGTCAGATGGACCAGTGACAGCCCAGGAATATATGCAAGTTAAAAATGCTTTGGTGGCTTCTGAGGTGAAGATTCAGCAGTTAATGAAAGTGAACATCAACCTGAGTGATGAGCTGAGGATCATGCAGAAAAAG cttcaaaCGCTACAGAGTGAAAATACCAACCTCAGAAGACAGGCCACAACCAATATCTATCAGGTCCAAAGTGGTTCTGAGTACCCAGACCCCACCACCAATTCCTCCTTAAAGCGGCGCCCGTCGGCCCGGGGCAGCAGGCCCATGTCCATGTACGAGACTGGCTCGGGGCAGAAGCCCTACCTGCCCATGGGGGAGGTCACCTACCCAGAGGAAAACAGCCCAAGgctgcagcccttccctccaCAC ATCGGGAGGAGTGCGTTTGTGACCTCCTCTTCATCTCtaccttccttcccctccacgCTTTCCTGGTCAAGGGATGAGAGCACACGAAGG GCCTCAaagctggagaagcagagcagcGTGTCTGAGAGTGACTATGACAACCCCACCACccctgtggagctggaggagccgGG GTCGGGCAGGAAGGGCCGGCAGCGGAGCATTGTCTGGCAGGGGGAGGGATCCATCCCTGAGGACACAGACCCAGCCCCCAGCTCCAGTTTGCCCAGTACAGAAGATGTGATTCGGAAGACTGAGCAGATCACCAAGAACATTCAGGAGCTGCTGCGAGCGGCGCAGGAGAACAAGCACGACAG CTATATACCGTGCTCCGAGAGAATACATGTGGCAGTAACAGAAATGGCAGCTCTGTTCCCAAAA AAGCCCAAGTCGGAGCTGGTGAGGACGTCCTTGCGCCTGCTGACCTCCAGTGCCTACCGGCTGCAGTCGGAGTGCAGGAAGGCCCTTCCCGtggagagcagccccagcacggACATCCAGCTGGTCACACAGCAGGTCATCCAGTGCGCCTACGACATCGCCAAGGCTGCCAAGCAGCTCGTCACCATCACAACCAAAGAGAACAACAACTGA
- the GIT2 gene encoding ARF GTPase-activating protein GIT2 isoform X3, translating into MAKRLRSSEVCADCSAQDPCWASINRGILICDECCSVHRSLGRHISQVRHLKHTPWPPTLLQMVETLYNNGANSIWEHSLLDPASVMSGRRKASPQDKVHPNKAEFIRAKYQMLAFVHRLPCREDDSVTAKDLSKQLHSSVRTGNLETCLRLLSLGAQANFFHPEKGNTPLHVAAKAGQTLQAELLTVYGADPGTQDSSGKTPVDYARQGGHHELAERLVEIQYELTDRLAFYLCGRKPEHKNGQHFVIPQMADSSLDVSELAKAAKKKLQSLSNHLFEELAMDVYDEVDRRETDAVWLATQNHSTLVTETTVVPFLPVNPEYSSTRNQGRQKLARFNAHEFATLVIDILSDAKRRQQGNPLTGSKENVELILKSISNQHSSESQDNDQPDYDSVASDEDTDLETNAAKSNRQKSLDSDLSDGPVTAQEYMQVKNALVASEVKIQQLMKVNINLSDELRIMQKKLQTLQSENTNLRRQATTNIYQVQSGSEYPDPTTNSSLKRRPSARGSRPMSMYETGSGQKPYLPMGEVTYPEENSPRLQPFPPHIGRSAFVTSSSSLPSFPSTLSWSRDESTRRASKLEKQSSVSESDYDNPTTPVELEEPGSGRKGRQRSIVWQGEGSIPEDTDPAPSSSLPSTEDVIRKTEQITKNIQELLRAAQENKHDSYIPCSERIHVAVTEMAALFPKKPKSELVRTSLRLLTSSAYRLQSECRKALPVESSPSTDIQLVTQQVIQCAYDIAKAAKQLVTITTKENNN; encoded by the exons ATCCTTGCTGGGCATCCATAAACAGGGGGATTCTGATCTGTGACGAGTGCTGCAGTGTCCACCGGAGCCTGGGCCGCCACATCTCCCAAGTGAGGCACCTCAAACACACGCCGTGGCCTCCAACACTGCTGCAG ATGGTTGAAACGCTGTACAACAATGGTGCTAATTCCATCTGGGAACACTCTCTGCTGGACCCTGCCTCTGTCATGAGTGGACGGCGCAAGGCCAGCCCGCAGGACAAAGTGCA TCCCAACAAAGCCGAGTTCATTAGAGCTAAGTATCAGATGTTAGCGTTTGTGCATCGCCTGCCGTGCCGGGAGGACGACAGTGTCACTGCCAAAGACCTCAGCAAG CAACTCCATTCCAGTGTGAGGACAGGGAACCTGGAGACCTGTTTGCGGCTGCTTTCCTTAGGAGCTCAAGCCAACTTCTTTCATCCT GAGAAAGGAAACACCCCTCTCCATGTTGCTGCTAAGGCAGGACAGACTTTACAGGCGGAACTGTTAACGGTTTATGGTGCTGATCCTGGCACACAAGATTCCAGTGGGAAAACTCCAGTTGACTATGCAAG ACAAGGGGGGCACCACGAGCTGGCAGAGCGGCTGGTGGAGATCCAGTACGAGCTCACAGACAGGTTGGCTTTTTATCTCTGTGGCAGGAAACCAG AGCACAAAAACGGGCAGCACTTTGTTATACCTCAGATGGCAGACAG CAGTCTGGATGTATCAGAACTGGCAAAAGCAGCCAAGAAGAAGCTTCAGTCT CTAAGCAACCACTTATTTGAAGAACTTGCCATGGATGTGTATGATGAAGTTGACAGGAGGGAAACAGATGCAG TTTGGCTTGCAACTCAGAATCACAGCACACTTGTGACAGAGACCACAGTGGTCCCTTTTCTTCCCGTAAATCCTGAATATTCCTCAACCAGGAATCAG GGAAGACAGAAACTGGCTCGATTTAATGCCCATGAGTTTGCTACACTGGTCATAGATATTTTAAGTGATGCCAAACGAAGACAACAGGGGAATCCTCTCACTGGTTCCAAAG AAAATGTGGAACTGATACTCAAATCAATCAGCAATCAGCACAGCAGTGAGAGTCAGGATAATGACCAGCCTGACTATGACAGTGTTGCTTCAGATGAGGACACAGATCTGGAAACAAATGCAGCTAAATCAAACAGACAGAAG AGCCTGGATTCAGACTTGTCAGATGGACCAGTGACAGCCCAGGAATATATGCAAGTTAAAAATGCTTTGGTGGCTTCTGAGGTGAAGATTCAGCAGTTAATGAAAGTGAACATCAACCTGAGTGATGAGCTGAGGATCATGCAGAAAAAG cttcaaaCGCTACAGAGTGAAAATACCAACCTCAGAAGACAGGCCACAACCAATATCTATCAGGTCCAAAGTGGTTCTGAGTACCCAGACCCCACCACCAATTCCTCCTTAAAGCGGCGCCCGTCGGCCCGGGGCAGCAGGCCCATGTCCATGTACGAGACTGGCTCGGGGCAGAAGCCCTACCTGCCCATGGGGGAGGTCACCTACCCAGAGGAAAACAGCCCAAGgctgcagcccttccctccaCAC ATCGGGAGGAGTGCGTTTGTGACCTCCTCTTCATCTCtaccttccttcccctccacgCTTTCCTGGTCAAGGGATGAGAGCACACGAAGG GCCTCAaagctggagaagcagagcagcGTGTCTGAGAGTGACTATGACAACCCCACCACccctgtggagctggaggagccgGG GTCGGGCAGGAAGGGCCGGCAGCGGAGCATTGTCTGGCAGGGGGAGGGATCCATCCCTGAGGACACAGACCCAGCCCCCAGCTCCAGTTTGCCCAGTACAGAAGATGTGATTCGGAAGACTGAGCAGATCACCAAGAACATTCAGGAGCTGCTGCGAGCGGCGCAGGAGAACAAGCACGACAG CTATATACCGTGCTCCGAGAGAATACATGTGGCAGTAACAGAAATGGCAGCTCTGTTCCCAAAA AAGCCCAAGTCGGAGCTGGTGAGGACGTCCTTGCGCCTGCTGACCTCCAGTGCCTACCGGCTGCAGTCGGAGTGCAGGAAGGCCCTTCCCGtggagagcagccccagcacggACATCCAGCTGGTCACACAGCAGGTCATCCAGTGCGCCTACGACATCGCCAAGGCTGCCAAGCAGCTCGTCACCATCACAACCAAAGAGAACAACAACTGA
- the GIT2 gene encoding ARF GTPase-activating protein GIT2 isoform X6, protein MAKRLRSSEVCADCSAQDPCWASINRGILICDECCSVHRSLGRHISQVRHLKHTPWPPTLLQMVETLYNNGANSIWEHSLLDPASVMSGRRKASPQDKVHPNKAEFIRAKYQMLAFVHRLPCREDDSVTAKDLSKQLHSSVRTGNLETCLRLLSLGAQANFFHPEKGNTPLHVAAKAGQTLQAELLTVYGADPGTQDSSGKTPVDYARQGGHHELAERLVEIQYELTDRLAFYLCGRKPEHKNGQHFVIPQMADSSLDVSELAKAAKKKLQSLSNHLFEELAMDVYDEVDRRETDAVWLATQNHSTLVTETTVVPFLPVNPEYSSTRNQGRQKLARFNAHEFATLVIDILSDAKRRQQGNPLTGSKENVELILKSISNQHSSESQDNDQPDYDSVASDEDTDLETNAAKSNRQKSLDSDLSDGPVTAQEYMQVKNALVASEVKIQQLMKVNINLSDELRIMQKKLQTLQSENTNLRRQATTNIYQVQSGSEYPDPTTNSSLKRRPSARGSRPMSMYETGSGQKPYLPMGEVTYPEENSPRLQPFPPHASKLEKQSSVSESDYDNPTTPVELEEPGSGRKGRQRSIVWQGEGSIPEDTDPAPSSSLPSTEDVIRKTEQITKNIQELLRAAQENKHDSYIPCSERIHVAVTEMAALFPKKPKSELVRTSLRLLTSSAYRLQSECRKALPVESSPSTDIQLVTQQVIQCAYDIAKAAKQLVTITTKENNN, encoded by the exons ATCCTTGCTGGGCATCCATAAACAGGGGGATTCTGATCTGTGACGAGTGCTGCAGTGTCCACCGGAGCCTGGGCCGCCACATCTCCCAAGTGAGGCACCTCAAACACACGCCGTGGCCTCCAACACTGCTGCAG ATGGTTGAAACGCTGTACAACAATGGTGCTAATTCCATCTGGGAACACTCTCTGCTGGACCCTGCCTCTGTCATGAGTGGACGGCGCAAGGCCAGCCCGCAGGACAAAGTGCA TCCCAACAAAGCCGAGTTCATTAGAGCTAAGTATCAGATGTTAGCGTTTGTGCATCGCCTGCCGTGCCGGGAGGACGACAGTGTCACTGCCAAAGACCTCAGCAAG CAACTCCATTCCAGTGTGAGGACAGGGAACCTGGAGACCTGTTTGCGGCTGCTTTCCTTAGGAGCTCAAGCCAACTTCTTTCATCCT GAGAAAGGAAACACCCCTCTCCATGTTGCTGCTAAGGCAGGACAGACTTTACAGGCGGAACTGTTAACGGTTTATGGTGCTGATCCTGGCACACAAGATTCCAGTGGGAAAACTCCAGTTGACTATGCAAG ACAAGGGGGGCACCACGAGCTGGCAGAGCGGCTGGTGGAGATCCAGTACGAGCTCACAGACAGGTTGGCTTTTTATCTCTGTGGCAGGAAACCAG AGCACAAAAACGGGCAGCACTTTGTTATACCTCAGATGGCAGACAG CAGTCTGGATGTATCAGAACTGGCAAAAGCAGCCAAGAAGAAGCTTCAGTCT CTAAGCAACCACTTATTTGAAGAACTTGCCATGGATGTGTATGATGAAGTTGACAGGAGGGAAACAGATGCAG TTTGGCTTGCAACTCAGAATCACAGCACACTTGTGACAGAGACCACAGTGGTCCCTTTTCTTCCCGTAAATCCTGAATATTCCTCAACCAGGAATCAG GGAAGACAGAAACTGGCTCGATTTAATGCCCATGAGTTTGCTACACTGGTCATAGATATTTTAAGTGATGCCAAACGAAGACAACAGGGGAATCCTCTCACTGGTTCCAAAG AAAATGTGGAACTGATACTCAAATCAATCAGCAATCAGCACAGCAGTGAGAGTCAGGATAATGACCAGCCTGACTATGACAGTGTTGCTTCAGATGAGGACACAGATCTGGAAACAAATGCAGCTAAATCAAACAGACAGAAG AGCCTGGATTCAGACTTGTCAGATGGACCAGTGACAGCCCAGGAATATATGCAAGTTAAAAATGCTTTGGTGGCTTCTGAGGTGAAGATTCAGCAGTTAATGAAAGTGAACATCAACCTGAGTGATGAGCTGAGGATCATGCAGAAAAAG cttcaaaCGCTACAGAGTGAAAATACCAACCTCAGAAGACAGGCCACAACCAATATCTATCAGGTCCAAAGTGGTTCTGAGTACCCAGACCCCACCACCAATTCCTCCTTAAAGCGGCGCCCGTCGGCCCGGGGCAGCAGGCCCATGTCCATGTACGAGACTGGCTCGGGGCAGAAGCCCTACCTGCCCATGGGGGAGGTCACCTACCCAGAGGAAAACAGCCCAAGgctgcagcccttccctccaCAC GCCTCAaagctggagaagcagagcagcGTGTCTGAGAGTGACTATGACAACCCCACCACccctgtggagctggaggagccgGG GTCGGGCAGGAAGGGCCGGCAGCGGAGCATTGTCTGGCAGGGGGAGGGATCCATCCCTGAGGACACAGACCCAGCCCCCAGCTCCAGTTTGCCCAGTACAGAAGATGTGATTCGGAAGACTGAGCAGATCACCAAGAACATTCAGGAGCTGCTGCGAGCGGCGCAGGAGAACAAGCACGACAG CTATATACCGTGCTCCGAGAGAATACATGTGGCAGTAACAGAAATGGCAGCTCTGTTCCCAAAA AAGCCCAAGTCGGAGCTGGTGAGGACGTCCTTGCGCCTGCTGACCTCCAGTGCCTACCGGCTGCAGTCGGAGTGCAGGAAGGCCCTTCCCGtggagagcagccccagcacggACATCCAGCTGGTCACACAGCAGGTCATCCAGTGCGCCTACGACATCGCCAAGGCTGCCAAGCAGCTCGTCACCATCACAACCAAAGAGAACAACAACTGA
- the GIT2 gene encoding ARF GTPase-activating protein GIT2 isoform X4: MAKRLRSSEVCADCSAQDPCWASINRGILICDECCSVHRSLGRHISQVRHLKHTPWPPTLLQMVETLYNNGANSIWEHSLLDPASVMSGRRKASPQDKVHPNKAEFIRAKYQMLAFVHRLPCREDDSVTAKDLSKQLHSSVRTGNLETCLRLLSLGAQANFFHPEKGNTPLHVAAKAGQTLQAELLTVYGADPGTQDSSGKTPVDYARQGGHHELAERLVEIQYELTDRLAFYLCGRKPEHKNGQHFVIPQMADSLDVSELAKAAKKKLQSLSNHLFEELAMDVYDEVDRRETDAVWLATQNHSTLVTETTVVPFLPVNPEYSSTRNQGRQKLARFNAHEFATLVIDILSDAKRRQQGNPLTGSKENVELILKSISNQHSSESQDNDQPDYDSVASDEDTDLETNAAKSNRQKSLDSDLSDGPVTAQEYMQVKNALVASEVKIQQLMKVNINLSDELRIMQKKLQTLQSENTNLRRQATTNIYQVQSGSEYPDPTTNSSLKRRPSARGSRPMSMYETGSGQKPYLPMGEVTYPEENSPRLQPFPPHIGRSAFVTSSSSLPSFPSTLSWSRDESTRRASKLEKQSSVSESDYDNPTTPVELEEPGSGRKGRQRSIVWQGEGSIPEDTDPAPSSSLPSTEDVIRKTEQITKNIQELLRAAQENKHDSYIPCSERIHVAVTEMAALFPKKPKSELVRTSLRLLTSSAYRLQSECRKALPVESSPSTDIQLVTQQVIQCAYDIAKAAKQLVTITTKENNN, from the exons ATCCTTGCTGGGCATCCATAAACAGGGGGATTCTGATCTGTGACGAGTGCTGCAGTGTCCACCGGAGCCTGGGCCGCCACATCTCCCAAGTGAGGCACCTCAAACACACGCCGTGGCCTCCAACACTGCTGCAG ATGGTTGAAACGCTGTACAACAATGGTGCTAATTCCATCTGGGAACACTCTCTGCTGGACCCTGCCTCTGTCATGAGTGGACGGCGCAAGGCCAGCCCGCAGGACAAAGTGCA TCCCAACAAAGCCGAGTTCATTAGAGCTAAGTATCAGATGTTAGCGTTTGTGCATCGCCTGCCGTGCCGGGAGGACGACAGTGTCACTGCCAAAGACCTCAGCAAG CAACTCCATTCCAGTGTGAGGACAGGGAACCTGGAGACCTGTTTGCGGCTGCTTTCCTTAGGAGCTCAAGCCAACTTCTTTCATCCT GAGAAAGGAAACACCCCTCTCCATGTTGCTGCTAAGGCAGGACAGACTTTACAGGCGGAACTGTTAACGGTTTATGGTGCTGATCCTGGCACACAAGATTCCAGTGGGAAAACTCCAGTTGACTATGCAAG ACAAGGGGGGCACCACGAGCTGGCAGAGCGGCTGGTGGAGATCCAGTACGAGCTCACAGACAGGTTGGCTTTTTATCTCTGTGGCAGGAAACCAG AGCACAAAAACGGGCAGCACTTTGTTATACCTCAGATGGCAGACAG TCTGGATGTATCAGAACTGGCAAAAGCAGCCAAGAAGAAGCTTCAGTCT CTAAGCAACCACTTATTTGAAGAACTTGCCATGGATGTGTATGATGAAGTTGACAGGAGGGAAACAGATGCAG TTTGGCTTGCAACTCAGAATCACAGCACACTTGTGACAGAGACCACAGTGGTCCCTTTTCTTCCCGTAAATCCTGAATATTCCTCAACCAGGAATCAG GGAAGACAGAAACTGGCTCGATTTAATGCCCATGAGTTTGCTACACTGGTCATAGATATTTTAAGTGATGCCAAACGAAGACAACAGGGGAATCCTCTCACTGGTTCCAAAG AAAATGTGGAACTGATACTCAAATCAATCAGCAATCAGCACAGCAGTGAGAGTCAGGATAATGACCAGCCTGACTATGACAGTGTTGCTTCAGATGAGGACACAGATCTGGAAACAAATGCAGCTAAATCAAACAGACAGAAG AGCCTGGATTCAGACTTGTCAGATGGACCAGTGACAGCCCAGGAATATATGCAAGTTAAAAATGCTTTGGTGGCTTCTGAGGTGAAGATTCAGCAGTTAATGAAAGTGAACATCAACCTGAGTGATGAGCTGAGGATCATGCAGAAAAAG cttcaaaCGCTACAGAGTGAAAATACCAACCTCAGAAGACAGGCCACAACCAATATCTATCAGGTCCAAAGTGGTTCTGAGTACCCAGACCCCACCACCAATTCCTCCTTAAAGCGGCGCCCGTCGGCCCGGGGCAGCAGGCCCATGTCCATGTACGAGACTGGCTCGGGGCAGAAGCCCTACCTGCCCATGGGGGAGGTCACCTACCCAGAGGAAAACAGCCCAAGgctgcagcccttccctccaCAC ATCGGGAGGAGTGCGTTTGTGACCTCCTCTTCATCTCtaccttccttcccctccacgCTTTCCTGGTCAAGGGATGAGAGCACACGAAGG GCCTCAaagctggagaagcagagcagcGTGTCTGAGAGTGACTATGACAACCCCACCACccctgtggagctggaggagccgGG GTCGGGCAGGAAGGGCCGGCAGCGGAGCATTGTCTGGCAGGGGGAGGGATCCATCCCTGAGGACACAGACCCAGCCCCCAGCTCCAGTTTGCCCAGTACAGAAGATGTGATTCGGAAGACTGAGCAGATCACCAAGAACATTCAGGAGCTGCTGCGAGCGGCGCAGGAGAACAAGCACGACAG CTATATACCGTGCTCCGAGAGAATACATGTGGCAGTAACAGAAATGGCAGCTCTGTTCCCAAAA AAGCCCAAGTCGGAGCTGGTGAGGACGTCCTTGCGCCTGCTGACCTCCAGTGCCTACCGGCTGCAGTCGGAGTGCAGGAAGGCCCTTCCCGtggagagcagccccagcacggACATCCAGCTGGTCACACAGCAGGTCATCCAGTGCGCCTACGACATCGCCAAGGCTGCCAAGCAGCTCGTCACCATCACAACCAAAGAGAACAACAACTGA